A region of Oceanithermus desulfurans DNA encodes the following proteins:
- a CDS encoding DciA family protein, which translates to MGENRAGELLGQLLKRYKLEAGLRRGRVLALWPEIAGEMLARLTEPIRLERGELLVRAESAALAHQLTYQREEFVRRYAARLGEGTVTNVRFVTGRPQVPAAVAEPPPAPEPVALPLELARKLERWTRSVPEELQQAVERAGRAVLAAQLQREGDACAVCGRSGEATPCRFCAALLEDPLVRRAARRIEREPEAEPLAGDLLAAARWLAAERLRGQIEELAPQVTREPRLGPLFQDRVERFARVPVAGATPAERLSRLSPAARSLAKPR; encoded by the coding sequence GTGGGCGAAAACCGCGCCGGAGAACTGCTGGGCCAGCTGCTGAAGCGCTACAAGCTCGAGGCCGGGCTGCGCCGCGGGCGGGTGCTGGCGCTGTGGCCCGAGATCGCCGGCGAGATGCTGGCGCGGCTGACCGAGCCGATCCGGCTCGAGCGCGGCGAGCTGCTGGTGCGCGCCGAGAGTGCGGCGCTGGCGCACCAGCTCACCTACCAGCGCGAGGAGTTCGTGCGCCGCTACGCCGCCCGGCTGGGCGAGGGCACGGTGACGAACGTGCGCTTCGTGACCGGACGGCCCCAGGTGCCCGCGGCCGTCGCCGAGCCGCCGCCCGCGCCGGAGCCTGTGGCGCTGCCGCTCGAGCTGGCCCGTAAGCTGGAGCGCTGGACGCGCTCCGTCCCCGAAGAGCTGCAGCAGGCGGTCGAGCGCGCCGGACGGGCGGTGCTGGCGGCGCAGCTGCAGCGGGAGGGCGACGCCTGCGCCGTCTGCGGCCGCAGCGGCGAGGCGACCCCCTGCCGCTTCTGCGCGGCGCTCTTGGAAGACCCGCTGGTGCGGCGGGCGGCCCGCCGGATCGAACGCGAGCCCGAGGCCGAGCCGCTCGCCGGCGATCTGCTCGCCGCCGCCCGCTGGCTGGCCGCCGAGCGCCTGCGCGGGCAGATCGAGGAGCTCGCCCCCCAGGTGACCCGGGAGCCGCGGCTGGGGCCGCTCTTCCAAGACCGCGTCGAGCGCTTCGCGCGGGTCCCGGTCGCGGGCGCGACCCCCGCCGAGCGGCTGTCGCGCCTCTCCCCCGCCGCCCGTTCCCTGGCAAAGCCGCGCTAG
- a CDS encoding branched-chain amino acid transaminase: protein MGKGGDTRIHAGKIWLNGELVPQEEARVSVLAHALHYGTSVFEGIRAYETDEGPAIFRLEEHVERLFHSAKILRLEIPYTPEQIANAIVETVRTNGWKSCYIRPLAWFGATSLGVNPLPNNPADVMIATWEWGAYLGEEAVRKGAKLVASSWRRFPGDVMPGKAKAGGNYVNSALAKMDALAAGADEALLLDKEGYVAEGSGENLFFVKNGVIHAIEHSVNLPGITRDSVIEIAEDLGYAVKEAYRVTREILFTADEVFMTGTAAEVTPVSMIDHRPIGTGSAGELTMQLRKVYLEAVTGKRPEYRKWLTFVK from the coding sequence ATGGGAAAAGGCGGTGACACCCGCATCCACGCTGGCAAGATCTGGCTCAACGGCGAGCTGGTGCCGCAGGAAGAGGCCAGGGTGAGCGTGCTGGCCCACGCCCTGCACTACGGCACCAGCGTCTTCGAGGGCATCCGCGCCTACGAAACCGACGAGGGTCCGGCCATCTTCCGACTAGAGGAGCACGTCGAACGCCTCTTCCACTCCGCGAAGATCCTGCGCCTCGAGATCCCCTACACCCCGGAGCAGATTGCGAACGCGATCGTCGAGACGGTGCGCACCAACGGCTGGAAGTCGTGCTACATCCGCCCGCTCGCCTGGTTCGGAGCCACCTCGCTGGGGGTCAACCCGCTGCCCAACAACCCCGCCGACGTGATGATCGCCACCTGGGAGTGGGGCGCCTACTTGGGCGAGGAGGCCGTCCGCAAGGGCGCGAAGCTGGTCGCCAGCTCCTGGCGGCGCTTCCCCGGCGACGTGATGCCCGGCAAGGCCAAGGCCGGTGGCAACTACGTCAACAGCGCCCTGGCCAAGATGGACGCGCTGGCCGCCGGAGCCGACGAGGCGCTTCTGCTCGACAAGGAGGGCTACGTCGCCGAGGGTTCGGGCGAGAACCTCTTCTTCGTCAAGAACGGCGTGATCCACGCGATCGAACACTCGGTCAACCTGCCCGGCATCACCCGCGACTCGGTCATCGAGATCGCCGAGGACCTGGGCTACGCGGTCAAGGAGGCCTACCGCGTGACCCGCGAGATCCTCTTCACCGCCGACGAGGTCTTCATGACCGGCACCGCCGCCGAGGTGACCCCGGTCTCGATGATCGACCACCGCCCCATCGGCACCGGCAGCGCCGGCGAGCTGACGATGCAGCTGCGCAAGGTCTACCTCGAAGCGGTCACCGGGAAGCGGCCCGAGTACCGCAAGTGGCTGACCTTCGTGAAGTAG
- a CDS encoding MFS transporter, producing the protein MSPMALLFLTLFNSMLGLSVLFPIVAPLARELGLSEFQVGTFSTAYALMQFLLAPYWGRLSEVKGRKPILLMGILGFSISFFAFAFVAQLGLAGALGTGLIYGLMLAARLFGGTFSSATLPTAQAYVADVTGKADRTAGMAVIGAAFGLGVIFGPAIGAALAGISLLVPVYFSATLALFNAIFVWFMLPEPARHVHLHKPPSLSFLDPRVLPLLVVGLAVSLSSVAMETTVAFYFQDRLGLTPEGTARAVGIALVIYGLVAVFVQGFLIRKFKWPAMGMLKSGIPIAAVGFLIFVFASGFSWLTLALVLQGLGQGLAAPAVTAALSLSVGEGLQGAVAGLNSSAQALGRMLGPLAGTWLYQNVAHTAPYVFSAGLLVVAWIFVMWGRASRLQVDAGE; encoded by the coding sequence ATGAGCCCGATGGCGCTCCTCTTCCTCACCCTCTTCAACAGCATGCTCGGCCTCTCGGTGCTGTTTCCCATCGTGGCGCCGCTGGCGCGCGAGCTGGGGCTCAGCGAGTTCCAGGTCGGCACCTTCTCCACCGCCTACGCGCTGATGCAGTTTCTGCTGGCGCCCTACTGGGGGCGGCTCAGCGAGGTGAAGGGGCGCAAGCCCATCCTGCTCATGGGCATCCTCGGGTTTTCGATCTCGTTCTTCGCCTTCGCCTTCGTGGCCCAGCTGGGGCTCGCGGGCGCGCTCGGCACCGGCCTGATCTACGGCCTGATGCTCGCGGCGCGCTTGTTCGGCGGCACCTTCTCCTCGGCCACGCTGCCCACCGCCCAGGCCTACGTGGCCGACGTGACCGGCAAGGCCGACCGCACCGCGGGGATGGCCGTGATCGGCGCGGCCTTCGGGCTGGGGGTGATCTTCGGACCGGCCATCGGCGCCGCCCTCGCGGGGATCAGCCTGCTGGTGCCCGTCTACTTCTCGGCCACGCTGGCCCTCTTCAACGCGATCTTCGTCTGGTTCATGCTGCCCGAGCCCGCGCGCCACGTGCACCTGCACAAGCCGCCCTCGCTCAGCTTTCTCGACCCGCGGGTGCTGCCGCTCCTGGTCGTGGGCCTCGCCGTGAGCCTGAGCTCGGTGGCCATGGAGACCACGGTGGCCTTTTACTTCCAGGACCGCCTGGGGCTGACCCCCGAGGGCACGGCGCGGGCCGTGGGCATCGCGCTGGTGATCTACGGGCTGGTGGCCGTCTTCGTGCAGGGCTTCTTGATCCGCAAGTTCAAGTGGCCGGCGATGGGGATGCTGAAAAGCGGCATCCCCATCGCGGCCGTGGGCTTCTTGATCTTCGTCTTCGCCTCGGGCTTTTCCTGGCTCACGCTGGCGCTGGTGCTGCAGGGACTGGGCCAGGGGCTGGCGGCCCCGGCGGTGACCGCGGCCCTCAGCCTCTCGGTGGGCGAGGGGCTGCAGGGGGCGGTGGCGGGGCTCAACTCGAGCGCCCAGGCGTTGGGGCGGATGCTGGGGCCGCTGGCGGGCACCTGGCTTTACCAGAACGTCGCCCACACCGCCCCCTACGTCTTCAGCGCGGGGCTGCTGGTCGTGGCCTGGATCTTCGTGATGTGGGGGCGGGCCTCGCGGCTGCAGGTGGACGCCGGCGAATGA
- a CDS encoding ferritin has translation MISSTLSNALNEQIGHELSAHNHYLAIAVYFAHRSLDGWADFFFRQAEEERGHAMKILHFLLDNDVAPRIPQAAEAKPAFADAVEAVASAVKAERTVTTQFEAMMAIAHQENDYRAVPLLQWFLNEQIEEEATMGKLLDLVQSGINLFQAQDYLPTPHAGEGGAEAGA, from the coding sequence ATGATCAGCAGCACCCTTTCGAACGCCCTCAACGAACAGATCGGGCACGAACTCAGCGCCCACAACCACTACCTGGCCATCGCGGTCTACTTCGCGCACCGCTCGCTCGACGGCTGGGCGGACTTCTTCTTCCGCCAGGCCGAGGAGGAACGCGGCCACGCGATGAAGATCCTGCACTTCCTGCTCGACAACGACGTGGCCCCGCGCATCCCCCAGGCGGCGGAGGCAAAGCCGGCCTTCGCCGACGCGGTGGAAGCCGTGGCCAGCGCGGTCAAGGCCGAGCGTACGGTCACGACCCAGTTCGAGGCCATGATGGCCATCGCCCACCAGGAGAACGACTACCGCGCGGTGCCGCTTCTGCAGTGGTTCCTGAACGAGCAGATCGAGGAGGAGGCCACAATGGGCAAGCTGCTCGACCTGGTGCAGAGCGGCATCAACCTCTTCCAGGCGCAGGACTACCTGCCCACGCCGCACGCCGGCGAGGGCGGGGCCGAAGCGGGGGCGTGA
- the msrA gene encoding peptide-methionine (S)-S-oxide reductase MsrA, protein MSASATLGGGCFWCLEAAFRPLRGVLEVTPGYAGGRTPHPTYEEVSGGATGHAEVVRVAFDPEVIGYEQLLDVFFAVHDPTTKDRQGYDVGPQYRSIILYENEAQKEAARRKIKALSGLFKPRVVTEVVLLERFWPAEPEHHRYYDKYPQDPYCQAVIAPKVSRVVQTFRPLLK, encoded by the coding sequence GTGAGCGCCTCTGCGACGCTGGGCGGAGGCTGCTTCTGGTGTCTGGAAGCGGCCTTCCGCCCCTTGAGGGGCGTGCTCGAGGTCACCCCCGGCTACGCCGGCGGCCGCACCCCGCACCCGACCTACGAAGAGGTGTCCGGCGGCGCCACCGGCCACGCCGAGGTGGTGCGGGTCGCCTTCGACCCGGAAGTGATCGGCTACGAACAACTGCTCGACGTCTTCTTCGCGGTGCACGACCCCACGACCAAGGACCGCCAGGGCTACGACGTGGGACCCCAGTACCGCTCGATCATCCTGTACGAGAACGAGGCGCAGAAAGAAGCGGCCCGGCGCAAGATCAAGGCGCTCTCGGGTCTCTTCAAGCCGCGCGTCGTCACCGAGGTGGTGCTGCTCGAGCGCTTCTGGCCCGCCGAGCCGGAGCACCACCGCTACTACGACAAGTACCCGCAGGACCCCTACTGCCAGGCGGTGATCGCCCCCAAGGTGAGCAGGGTGGTGCAGACCTTCCGGCCTTTGCTGAAATGA
- a CDS encoding phenylacetate--CoA ligase family protein: protein MAKSSTKLDLALQVLRRFDPAPVLTSLQRKKALVVARKATREVPAYREFLKTQGLEPKDVEEISWSQWDQLPITDKDTYIRKYPLEHRCLNGNLPMRGKIDESGGASGQPTEWVHSLEEEGPLLETIGLYRKIWWPDAREIILVNAFSCGPWSGGVTLTLLLRNDMLVKTVGTDIEGVLQTLRSFGTKYQYIISGYPLFLSEILKRDFPWNNYRIDLITGGDAHSIGWQQQVERQINGRVVSAYGASDINVGLGVQTPLTHAIRSALLHEEKLRHRLSWYGEAPMIFQYNPLNILVEQNERELVMTYLTPLKAHPIVRYNIHDEGKVFTYQELRALVVSQAPALKVLFEESHLRLPFLIVEGRSDGALSFDGANVQPNQIEDILSGVPEVNRFKMLRREIPPHFVILIEVEGASSVDESLREHLSQTLTKELARRNRDFAESLEVNPALVPHVILLRSQHPIFGMDDRKYRWVVKEEVLAQYSIPLPSP from the coding sequence ATGGCAAAATCCAGTACGAAGCTCGATCTTGCTCTACAAGTCCTCAGAAGGTTCGACCCAGCACCCGTTTTGACAAGTTTACAGCGAAAAAAGGCTCTGGTGGTTGCGCGGAAAGCGACACGTGAAGTGCCAGCCTATCGGGAGTTCTTGAAAACTCAGGGCTTGGAGCCCAAAGATGTTGAGGAGATCTCATGGTCGCAATGGGACCAACTCCCCATCACGGATAAAGACACTTATATTCGCAAGTACCCACTAGAGCACCGCTGCCTAAACGGCAACCTACCAATGCGCGGAAAGATAGACGAGAGTGGCGGGGCCTCTGGGCAACCTACCGAATGGGTCCACTCCCTGGAAGAAGAAGGCCCGCTATTGGAAACCATCGGGCTTTACCGAAAAATCTGGTGGCCAGATGCGAGGGAAATCATCCTGGTCAATGCCTTTAGCTGCGGGCCCTGGAGCGGCGGTGTCACGCTAACCCTGCTCCTTCGCAACGACATGCTGGTCAAAACCGTCGGCACCGATATTGAAGGAGTTCTTCAAACCTTACGGTCGTTCGGGACGAAATATCAGTACATTATCTCCGGCTATCCGCTTTTCCTATCTGAAATCCTCAAAAGAGACTTTCCTTGGAACAATTACCGGATTGATCTGATTACCGGCGGGGATGCTCATAGTATAGGGTGGCAACAACAAGTAGAAAGGCAAATTAACGGACGGGTGGTCTCAGCATATGGCGCAAGCGACATTAATGTTGGCCTAGGTGTTCAAACGCCCTTGACCCATGCCATTCGTTCAGCCCTTCTTCATGAAGAAAAGCTGCGTCACCGGCTCAGCTGGTACGGGGAAGCTCCAATGATCTTTCAATATAATCCCTTAAATATTCTAGTAGAACAAAACGAACGAGAACTCGTAATGACTTACTTGACCCCCCTTAAAGCTCACCCAATCGTAAGGTATAACATCCACGATGAGGGTAAAGTCTTTACCTACCAAGAACTGCGTGCGCTCGTTGTTTCACAAGCGCCCGCACTCAAGGTGCTGTTTGAAGAGAGCCACCTGAGATTACCGTTCCTTATCGTTGAAGGTAGAAGCGACGGCGCGCTCAGCTTCGACGGCGCAAACGTCCAACCCAACCAGATTGAGGACATTCTGTCCGGGGTGCCCGAGGTTAACCGCTTCAAAATGCTGCGCCGAGAAATCCCTCCTCATTTCGTTATTCTTATTGAAGTTGAAGGAGCCTCATCCGTTGACGAATCCTTGCGTGAGCACCTTTCGCAAACCCTAACAAAGGAACTGGCGAGACGGAATCGAGACTTCGCGGAAAGCCTTGAGGTAAATCCCGCGCTTGTGCCGCACGTAATATTGCTCCGCTCCCAACACCCCATCTTCGGAATGGACGACCGAAAATACCGTTGGGTGGTAAAAGAAGAAGTACTGGCCCAATACTCGATTCCCCTCCCTTCTCCCTAA
- a CDS encoding aldehyde dehydrogenase family protein, which translates to MPKFKTISPVDGSVYVEREVASEAQIEAALERAARARAGWRALPLEERQALVQRAVDYLVQRADLLAEELTWQMGRPIAHTPFEITRGFKERAEYMIRIAPKALADLVPEPLEGFTRFIRREPLGTVLVLAPWNNPWLTSVNSVVPALVAGNTVILKMSTQTPLVAERYQEAFDAAGLPEGVFQYLHTGHKAVARMIADERIDFVAFTGSVPGGHAVVKEASDRFIGTGLELGGKDPAYVMEDADLDFTVENTVDGAFFNAGQSCCAIERIYVHEKVYDAFVERYVELVKQYKLGDPTDPETTLGPLVRTSAADWVREQIAEAVSKGAKALIDPGLFPAAKAGTPYLAPQVLVGVNHQMSVMTEETFGPVVGIMKVGGDEEALELMNDSKYGLTASLWTRDLERAERLGARIETGTVFMNRADYLDPALAWTGVKDTGRGITLSELGYHQLTRVKSYHLRHR; encoded by the coding sequence ATGCCCAAGTTCAAGACGATCAGCCCGGTGGACGGTTCGGTCTACGTCGAGCGCGAGGTTGCGAGCGAGGCGCAGATCGAAGCCGCGCTCGAGCGGGCGGCGCGGGCCCGCGCAGGCTGGCGCGCCCTGCCGCTGGAGGAGCGCCAGGCGCTGGTGCAGCGGGCCGTGGACTACCTGGTCCAGCGCGCGGACCTGCTCGCCGAGGAGCTCACCTGGCAGATGGGCCGCCCCATCGCCCACACCCCCTTCGAGATCACCCGCGGCTTCAAGGAGCGCGCCGAATACATGATCCGCATCGCCCCCAAGGCTCTGGCCGACCTGGTACCGGAACCGCTGGAGGGGTTCACCCGCTTCATCCGGCGCGAGCCGCTGGGCACGGTGCTGGTGCTGGCGCCCTGGAACAACCCCTGGCTTACCTCGGTCAACAGCGTGGTGCCGGCGCTGGTGGCGGGGAACACGGTCATCCTCAAGATGTCCACCCAGACGCCGCTGGTGGCCGAGCGCTACCAGGAGGCCTTCGACGCCGCGGGGCTGCCGGAGGGGGTTTTCCAGTACCTGCACACCGGGCACAAAGCGGTGGCGCGGATGATCGCCGACGAACGCATCGACTTCGTGGCCTTCACCGGTTCCGTGCCGGGGGGGCACGCGGTCGTGAAGGAGGCCTCGGACCGCTTTATCGGTACGGGGCTCGAGCTCGGCGGCAAGGACCCGGCCTACGTCATGGAGGACGCCGACCTCGACTTCACGGTGGAGAACACCGTGGACGGCGCCTTCTTCAACGCCGGCCAGTCGTGCTGCGCCATCGAGCGCATCTACGTCCACGAGAAGGTCTACGACGCCTTCGTCGAGCGCTACGTCGAGCTGGTCAAGCAGTACAAGCTGGGCGACCCCACCGACCCCGAGACCACCCTGGGCCCGCTGGTGCGCACCTCGGCGGCCGACTGGGTGCGCGAGCAGATTGCGGAGGCTGTCAGCAAGGGGGCGAAGGCGCTCATCGACCCCGGCCTCTTCCCGGCGGCCAAAGCGGGCACGCCTTACCTGGCTCCGCAGGTGCTGGTGGGCGTCAACCATCAGATGAGCGTGATGACCGAAGAAACCTTCGGCCCGGTGGTGGGCATCATGAAGGTCGGCGGCGACGAGGAAGCGCTCGAGCTGATGAACGACAGCAAGTACGGCCTCACCGCCTCGCTGTGGACGCGTGACCTGGAGCGGGCCGAGCGGCTGGGGGCAAGGATCGAGACCGGAACGGTCTTCATGAACCGGGCCGACTACCTCGACCCCGCCCTGGCCTGGACCGGCGTCAAGGACACCGGCCGCGGCATCACCCTCTCGGAGCTCGGCTACCACCAGCTGACCCGGGTGAAGTCGTATCACCTGCGGCACCGTTAG
- a CDS encoding glucose 1-dehydrogenase encodes MRLKDKVALITGAGSGIGKESALLFAREGAAVAVVDIDETSGEAVAEQIRQQGGQAIFVKADVSKAADAERMVAETEKAFGRLNVLFNNAGVMISSDGDAISTPEDVWDLTLAINAKGVFLGCKYGIPALRRAGGGSVINTASFVATLGAATPQVAYTASKGAVLSMTRELAVVHARENIRVNALSPGPLRTELLMKFLDTEEKKQRRLVHIPMGRFGEASEMAGAALFLASDESSYMTGADLRVDGGITAAYVTPE; translated from the coding sequence ATGCGACTCAAGGACAAGGTAGCCCTCATTACCGGCGCGGGCAGCGGTATCGGCAAGGAGTCGGCGTTGCTGTTTGCCCGCGAAGGCGCGGCCGTGGCCGTGGTGGATATCGACGAAACGTCGGGCGAGGCGGTGGCCGAGCAGATACGCCAGCAAGGCGGGCAGGCCATCTTCGTCAAGGCCGACGTCTCCAAGGCCGCCGACGCCGAGCGGATGGTGGCCGAGACGGAAAAGGCCTTCGGCCGGCTGAACGTGCTCTTTAACAACGCCGGGGTGATGATCTCCTCCGATGGCGACGCCATCAGCACCCCCGAGGACGTCTGGGACCTGACGCTGGCCATCAACGCCAAGGGCGTCTTCCTGGGCTGCAAGTACGGCATCCCGGCGCTCAGGCGCGCGGGCGGCGGCTCGGTGATCAACACCGCCTCCTTCGTGGCCACCCTGGGTGCGGCGACCCCTCAGGTCGCCTACACCGCCAGCAAGGGCGCGGTGCTCTCGATGACCCGCGAGCTGGCGGTCGTCCACGCGCGCGAGAACATCCGCGTCAACGCCCTTAGCCCCGGCCCCCTGCGCACCGAGCTCTTGATGAAGTTCCTCGACACCGAGGAGAAGAAGCAGCGGCGGCTGGTGCACATTCCCATGGGCCGTTTCGGCGAAGCCAGCGAGATGGCGGGGGCCGCGCTCTTTCTGGCCTCCGACGAGTCGAGCTACATGACCGGAGCCGACCTGCGCGTGGACGGCGGCATCACCGCCGCCTACGTCACGCCGGAGTAG
- a CDS encoding PIN domain-containing protein has product MTYEVISLDTNVVIAALNRNDVHHEAALDFLEARGSDPLVLPAAVYAELLALPGAGAVKQFIEQYRLRPVFSSLDTPRVWELAAERFARYVERRRRSGGGRPRRILADFLIGAQALAQVGQGYTPVFTTLDARFFRRYFPELNVLDLA; this is encoded by the coding sequence ATGACCTATGAAGTCATCAGCCTCGACACCAACGTGGTGATCGCTGCCCTGAACCGTAACGACGTCCACCACGAGGCGGCGTTGGATTTTCTCGAGGCGCGCGGCTCCGACCCCCTGGTCCTTCCGGCGGCCGTGTACGCCGAGCTCCTCGCCCTGCCCGGGGCCGGGGCGGTAAAGCAATTCATAGAACAGTACCGGCTCCGGCCGGTCTTTTCCTCGCTGGACACCCCCAGGGTCTGGGAGCTGGCCGCCGAACGCTTCGCGCGGTACGTGGAGCGCCGGAGGAGGTCGGGCGGGGGAAGACCCAGGCGGATCCTCGCGGACTTCCTGATCGGGGCACAGGCACTTGCACAAGTGGGGCAGGGGTACACTCCGGTCTTTACAACCCTGGACGCGCGGTTTTTTAGGCGGTACTTCCCCGAGCTCAATGTCCTGGACCTGGCGTAG
- a CDS encoding AbrB/MazE/SpoVT family DNA-binding domain-containing protein, giving the protein MPTTTVTSRYQITLPAEVRRALGIKPGDVLEVGVEEGRIVLKITRPPVREVLARLARETRGELETLGEAAGTDAAAYVRELRGNDDDL; this is encoded by the coding sequence ATGCCTACGACTACCGTAACCAGCCGCTACCAGATCACCCTCCCCGCCGAGGTGCGCAGGGCGCTGGGCATCAAACCAGGGGACGTGCTGGAGGTTGGGGTCGAGGAAGGGCGGATCGTCCTCAAGATCACCCGTCCGCCGGTGCGGGAGGTGCTCGCGCGGTTGGCCAGGGAAACTCGCGGGGAGCTCGAGACCCTTGGCGAAGCCGCAGGGACCGACGCCGCTGCCTACGTGCGCGAGCTTCGGGGGAACGACGATGACCTATGA
- a CDS encoding cellulase family glycosylhydrolase encodes MPSSWACRRSSPTRRPASRKTPARKTTTGSSWWRAVAGRFRGYPPELSFDPIIEVTDRLNREPGKLLDLYRRTLAAVRASNPTRIVFVSPRLRSAPEYLHELDPLFERDPYLMVEWHFYAAGTSKDNPKKKWTGGTPEDEQLVFDKIALALAWQRATGHYIWVGAWMPGNYNKGDDYTVPEQVAFATFVSCALREAGIPFAVNQANKFYDEAAGRWREAMLPMVRAILQPDCHP; translated from the coding sequence ATGCCCTCGAGCTGGGCTTGCCGCCGATCGTCGCCTACCAGGCGGCCTGCTTCAAGGAAGACCCCAGCCCGCAAAACCACGACCGGGTCGTCCTGGTGGCGTGCCGTCGCCGGACGCTTCCGGGGCTATCCGCCCGAGCTTTCCTTCGACCCGATCATCGAGGTCACCGACCGGTTGAACCGCGAGCCTGGGAAGCTGCTCGACCTCTACCGCCGCACCCTGGCCGCCGTGCGCGCCAGCAACCCCACCCGCATCGTCTTCGTCTCGCCGCGGCTGCGCTCGGCGCCCGAGTACCTGCACGAGCTCGACCCCCTGTTCGAGCGTGACCCCTACCTGATGGTCGAGTGGCACTTCTACGCCGCCGGGACTTCCAAAGACAACCCCAAGAAGAAGTGGACCGGTGGCACGCCTGAGGATGAACAGCTAGTTTTCGACAAGATAGCCCTCGCCCTGGCGTGGCAGCGCGCCACCGGCCACTACATCTGGGTGGGCGCCTGGATGCCCGGCAACTACAACAAGGGCGACGACTACACCGTTCCCGAACAGGTCGCCTTCGCCACATTCGTGAGCTGCGCGCTGAGGGAGGCCGGCATCCCCTTTGCCGTCAACCAGGCCAACAAGTTTTACGACGAGGCGGCGGGGCGCTGGCGGGAGGCGATGCTGCCCATGGTCCGGGCCATCTTGCAGCCGGATTGCCATCCCTGA
- a CDS encoding type II toxin-antitoxin system Phd/YefM family antitoxin translates to MDKQVNVHMAKTHLSRLLEVVLLGEEVVIARSGKPVARLVPVQETPSRRTPGTARGLVRMADDFDAPLPADLAEAFGP, encoded by the coding sequence ATGGACAAACAGGTCAACGTGCACATGGCCAAGACCCATCTGTCCCGGCTCCTCGAAGTGGTGCTCCTTGGGGAAGAGGTCGTAATCGCCCGCAGCGGCAAGCCCGTAGCCCGTCTGGTGCCTGTACAGGAAACTCCTTCCCGGCGTACCCCGGGCACGGCCCGTGGCCTCGTGCGCATGGCGGACGACTTCGACGCGCCGCTCCCTGCAGACCTCGCGGAGGCCTTTGGGCCGTGA
- a CDS encoding type II toxin-antitoxin system VapC family toxin, which translates to MSRLLLDTHAFLWWISDDPRLSPAAREAIADGASEVYLSAVSVWEMVIKMGLGRLELPEDLESFLARQLQANGFRPLAMTLPHALAVRHLPDVHKDPFDRLLVAQARHEELVLISGDEAVQRYPVSVIW; encoded by the coding sequence GTGAGTCGCCTCCTTCTCGACACCCACGCCTTTCTCTGGTGGATTTCCGACGACCCGCGCCTTTCCCCCGCCGCGCGCGAGGCCATCGCCGACGGGGCCAGCGAGGTCTACCTGAGCGCCGTCAGCGTCTGGGAGATGGTGATCAAGATGGGCCTCGGCCGGCTGGAGCTTCCGGAAGACCTCGAGTCCTTCCTGGCCCGCCAGCTGCAAGCCAACGGTTTTCGCCCCCTGGCCATGACCCTGCCCCACGCGCTGGCGGTGCGCCACCTTCCCGACGTGCACAAAGACCCCTTCGACCGCCTCCTCGTAGCCCAAGCACGGCATGAGGAGCTGGTGCTCATAAGCGGCGACGAAGCCGTGCAACGCTACCCTGTTTCCGTGATCTGGTGA